Genomic segment of Oncorhynchus tshawytscha isolate Ot180627B linkage group LG13, Otsh_v2.0, whole genome shotgun sequence:
ACTGTGAATCATTTTTGCTTTTTCTCACAGTGCATTAACTGCACGATGATTTAGTGTCTATTTTACAATTCTATGAGTAACTGCAAATGAGAAGAAAATAAATAACGATAGTACCTAACGTTTCAGCAAAACCATGTTCGTAGAAACTACATCTAACAGGAATACAACAAAATGAAGATGAACAATTTATGACATAGGCTAGCTAGGGTTTAGTTTCTGTTTAAAAGCAATGAATTTGGAACCAGGGCAAGAAAAGCAGCATAGTTCTTGTATGCAAGAAGTTGTCTGATTGaaatataaatttaaaaaacaagaataaCCATTTAATAATAGCAATTAAAGTGCTCTTTCTTTTTGGAAATTCTTCCTGATCTGCGTGGATTGCATTTGATTCTGTTTTCACTGGACATGCAGGACCGGAGAAAGTACTTGTCAGGACTGGTCTTTTGCTTGTCTTCTTGTTGCTGTTCTCTGTCAAACTGTCTTTGAAGATTCAATGCtaactctctgtcctctctctcttgctgaacCTGTTGAATGTACAGTTCAGCCTGCGCACACTCTATATTGCAACCATCTTGGCTCTGGGATCTTGGCCTCTTGAGTCCAGACTCTGTCTCTTCCAGGTGTTTGGTCTTCTGGCTCCTCTTCTTGCCCCTCCTTGAGGTAGGTTGGTTCTGGGCACAGTTTCTATTGTCAAACTCTTTTCTCTGATCCTGTGAGTCTTTTGATTTAAGTTTGCAACTCCTAACACTGGCATTTATATCATGTGGTACTACGGTTGGATTTTGATGAATTGAAGTTGGTCCACAATGTAATTCAGGTACCACCACAGACTCAAAAGAAACCCCACATTCTTTTACAGTCTCCTCACTGGTTAAGGCTACAAATGGAGTTTGAAACTTTGTGAATTGTTTTTGATGGAAGGCTGTCTCTCCAATGGCCTGATCAAATATCAGTCTTCGTTTATTATGTATACAAGTTCTTTCATTCTCTTGCCCAGAGGAATCAGTCTTGGCACACATAACCAAGTGTTCTTTTCCCTTATTTGCTGCTGGAGCGCAGCTACAGGGCTTGCCGTCCTTCTCCTCTATGGGGCTTGGTTTGAAGACAAGGTCCTCGTTCATGGGGTTGGTCAAGGTACCCTTCGAGGTCACTTTGACAGACTGACGGTCCACCTCTATCTGCTTCCATTTCTGGAGGATAGTAGGGCTCGCTTCATAGCTGGTGGGCCTTTCCAGGCTGCGGAATAAGTTCCGGGGGGTGGACTTCACAATTGTGGGTTCCATCACTCGCCCGTCAGGTAGTCGCTTTGGTGGGGTGCACGGCGAACACACTATTGGCTTGAAGTGATTCAGCTCCTCAGAAATACTGTCATTGCTCTCAGGGCTAATGGACCTCTCCTGTTTCGACTGGGGGACCATAAAAGGTGTTGATGACGCCATGATGACGCCTCGCCAGCTATGCCTCTTGTCTTGGACAATGATGGGTGCCGAAAGAGATCGGCTGTTCTCAGAGGACAGAAGGATTCCTGCATTGTAGCTGTGAGCAATACTTGCCTGTACAGAGACAACAAATCAACAAAAAAAGGAAGATCAATGTTTTAAAGGTCATGAACAGTCAGAATCATATTTTTCTTGAAATTTGAATGAAACCAGATGAAAGTATTTACGACCAAAGCATGAAAAATTactgttgcttctacattgatCAAGTTTGATCTTAAAGTTACTTGTCCCCTCCCCCATCTCAAACACTTAGATTCAAGAGGGGGGATTATTAAAGGGATATGGTGACATCACTAATGTTCCCTTAAATTCTAGGTCTTGTGAGCGTaaacttgaacattgtgagaATTTTGTGCATCTTCCAGCTTGCGTTTACAGTGAACACTAAGGCTGTACaaccttacagtttt
This window contains:
- the rnf169 gene encoding E3 ubiquitin-protein ligase RNF169, which gives rise to MKMAATGSVRSTSGLGHKCKARPADMLKTRTHSQLLTLEEARCPVCSEILLEPVTMPCSHSVCLHCFKRTVEFTSLCCPLCRLRVSSWARKQSREKSLVNVELWEMVRQSYPQRCKMRMEQRDCETGGEDIFRSPAQVSKSGEIRLEYGKQKVPINEEKEEGRRKVHHREGCGTLKHFQDPFYGLLSDSENEEPIGKRTRNVSAFVRRTKISAGLHTNVVQRSQSCTDPEEGRRKMRVSTHLPGLDKASIAHSYNAGILLSSENSRSLSAPIIVQDKRHSWRGVIMASSTPFMVPQSKQERSISPESNDSISEELNHFKPIVCSPCTPPKRLPDGRVMEPTIVKSTPRNLFRSLERPTSYEASPTILQKWKQIEVDRQSVKVTSKGTLTNPMNEDLVFKPSPIEEKDGKPCSCAPAANKGKEHLVMCAKTDSSGQENERTCIHNKRRLIFDQAIGETAFHQKQFTKFQTPFVALTSEETVKECGVSFESVVVPELHCGPTSIHQNPTVVPHDINASVRSCKLKSKDSQDQRKEFDNRNCAQNQPTSRRGKKRSQKTKHLEETESGLKRPRSQSQDGCNIECAQAELYIQQVQQEREDRELALNLQRQFDREQQQEDKQKTSPDKYFLRSCMSSENRIKCNPRRSGRISKKKEHFNCYY